The following are from one region of the Quercus robur chromosome 1, dhQueRobu3.1, whole genome shotgun sequence genome:
- the LOC126723882 gene encoding uncharacterized protein LOC126723882, producing MTSVVEIDGHQLVNALEPLSIQDHGDDERDQSQMQSKKEIEEKGFENHGGICAVCLNQIVLEETALVKGCEHAYCVTCILRWASYREKATCPQCKHPFEFLNVHRALDGSINDYMFEESVCLLLRATWFKPLIVEDREDSFDDPEEYYPYEDEDEEDDLDEVYFSSSSSIRIGNRRWGDNGFVRGGRQEARPVHRSNYQDPGASSSREPRRKEPVKAPTGRRAKRALKREAADKAAAEKHQQHLLRLGRK from the exons ATGACTTCAGTTGTCGAGATTGACGGTCACCAGCTAGTCAACGCTCTCGAACCCCTTTCTATCCAGGACCATGGTGATGATGAACGTGATCAG AGTCAAATGCAGAGTAAAAAAGAGATTGAGGAAAAGGGGTTTGAGAATCATGGTGGGATATGTGCTGTATGCTTGAATCAGATAGTGCTTGAGGAGACTGCCCTTGTTAAAGGTTGCGAGCACGCTTACTG TGTGACATGCATCCTTCGATGGGCCTCATATAGAGAGAAAGCAACGTGCCCTCAGTGTAAACACCCATTTGAGTTCCTGAATGTCCATCGTGCACTTGATGGCAG CATCAATGATTACATGTTTGAAGAGAGTGTCTGCCTACTTCTTAGAGCCACATGGTTTAAACCTTTAATTGTCGAGGATCGTGAAGACTCATTTGATGATCCTGAAGAATATTATCCatatgaggatgaggatgaggaagaCGATCTAGATGAAGTTTACTTTAGTAGTTCATCAAGTATTCGTATTGGTAATCGAAGATGGGGAGATAATGGATTTGTCAGGGGAGGACGCCAAGAAGCAAGGCCAGTGCATCGATCAAATTACCAGGACCCTGGGGCCAGTTCATCTCGAGAACCCAGAAGGAAGGAACCTGTGAAAGCTCCAACAGGGCGACGGGCAAAAAGGGCTCTTAAACGTGAAGCAGCTGATAAGGCGGCTGCAGAAAAGCATCAGCAGCATCTGTTGAGGTTGGGCCGAAAGTGA